The Oceaniferula flava nucleotide sequence GATTCGTCTGTCTGATGGCGCCGCTACAGGAGTGAGCTTTACCTTGGACGGCTCTTCACAGGATAACATAAATTATGTAGCCGGTAACGGAGGAAACACCACTGATGCTACCATCTATGCAGACGGAATTATTGCTAATACTTCTAATGGAGCCTCCGGTAATCCTACTTCTTTGACCCTCACTTTCAATAACCTGGATGATTCTCTGGCTTATGATCTGGTCGTTGGATCTACAAGAGCTGATACACAGGCTAATCCTCAGAACTTCGAGGTAAATTGGACGGCTGGTGGTAATACTGTATTATCTAGCGGAATAGCTCCAGACGGTTACGTAAGTTTCAATGGATTGAAATCTACAGGTGGTGAACTAGTCATTACTGTAGATGGAACAAACCAATACAGCCCCATTGCACAACTCGAACTCACAGCCGTTGTTCCTGAGCCATCCTCCGCAGCACTTCTCGGCCTTGGCGGACTTGCTTTGATCCTGCGTCGCCGCAAGTAATTGCGTCGCGAAACCCATCTTTTAAAAATTCAAGCCCGCTCTCTTCGTAGAGAGCGGGTTTTTTGTTCAATTCTACCTGTAGCCCTGAGTCTTTTCTTGGATAGTTACAACACACAATAACGATGAAAAAACCCATCTTCATAATCGCCGCGTCCGCCATGGGGCTGTTTGCCTCTCAGGGAGCGATCACGTCATCTTTGGACAATGCCAAAGTGCTCACGATTGAGGCCAAAACGTCAGAAAATTTTAACCAGACCTTTACGGATAGCAATGGTGTCTCCGTGACGCTCAATTTTCAATTTACCGCCAGCGAATCGCCAAACACCTTGGGGAACCCCTCCTTCGATATACAGGCAGTTACGGGCTCTGGACGATTGGGGATCGACTCGATAAACGGGAATGATACCGGTGCAAGTGCCAATACTTCCTTCGAAGAGAACGAGGTATTCACTCTTACCGTGAGTTACGTTTCCGCCACAGGGTTACCAGTAGGAAAGACGCTTCAGGCGGTGAATTTCAATTTCAATAATATTGATACTTACCGTGCCGGATCTTCGAATGGAAGTGTGACCTATGATTGGGATTCCAATGCTCGAAGTGCTACACAGTCGCAAACAACCTCAAGCGGAGCGAGCGGCGCAATCGCTGGTCTGAGCGATGACCAGACCTTCGATCTCTTGACGGGGGATTATACCGGGACGCTGTCAATTAGTGCTCAAACAGGCTCTAATTTATCCGGTATGCGCATCGGCACTGATGGCTTTGATGTGGCTCTCGATACAATCGCAGCCTCATCAGGATCCACGCATTATGATGTCTACATCCTGGCAGGGCAGTCGAATGGCAATGGTCGTGGGTGGGCTGCCGACTTTGGCACCGGCACCAGTCATCCCCAGTTTGAATTTTACAAAACGGCGCAGAGCGATGTCCGGTTCTACTATCATAAAACCCAAACGGCGACGAATCAGGTATTACCGGAGAATGAGTGGATCGACCTCGCCCCGGGCAGTGGTCACGGCACGGTGAGCCCCGAGAATTCTCCGGAAATGGGCCCTGAAGTTAGCTTCGGCGATGCCATGGCGGACGAGTATCCGGGGGAGAATATTGCCATCTTGAAATACTGTCACGGAGGCACCAATCTGCACACCAACTGGAGTGCCTCAGGTGATCGCTACGCATCACTTCTGGCCACGGTAGCAGCAGCCACCACGGCGCTCAGAGATGCTGGGCATACCTACACCTTGAGGGGTTTTCTCTGGCAGCAGGGGGAGGCGGACTGCACCAGCACGACCCATGCGAATAACTACGAGGCCAATCTGACTTCACTGGTCAATCGGGTGCGTGCCGATATTTTTGGCGGATTGTCCCGGCCCTTTGTCATTGGCAAGCTCTCCGATAATCAGAGTTCGATCACCGGCAATGCGGGCTTTGCCACCGTGCGTGGCGCCCAGGACAATGTTGCAGCAAACCTGCCCAATGTGACCACCGTCAACACCGACGACGACGCCAAGTTTCCCATGCGTGGCGACGCCATCCACTTCACTGGTGTCGGGCAGGTGGAACTCGGTCTGGGGCATTTTCAAGCGATGAAAACTCTGCTGACCAACGACAGCGATCAAGATGGTCTCTTGGACACGGAGGAAGCCACGCTAGGCACCGACCCGAACAATGCGGACAGCGATCATGACGGCTCGGAAGACGGCACCGAGATCGCCATGGGGACGGCTCCGCTTGACGGCAACAGCTTTTTCAAAGTGAGTTCCATCGTGGCTGAAGAAGAGGGCGACTACACCCTCGAATGGCCGGCGAAGTCCGGAGCCACCTACATCGTGGAAAGCTCCACCACTTTGGAGCCGGGAAGTTGGACCGAAGTGGCACAAGTCACCGCAGACAGTGCGGTCGGCAGCTGGACAGGCCAGTCTGTTTTCTCGGAAACCATCGCCTTCTACGGTGCTGAGGGGGCGACGGGTGGTGATTTCGACACCGCGTCCTATGATTCGGTGGATTCAGAGCCCGACACCCAGGCTTCCCGTCTCAGCCAAGGGGGCGGCCTCACGGGCGGAGGGGCGAATTTGAGAATCATCAATAACGGGATCTTCTCGCCCTCAAGCTCGGGGAACAATGGTTTCAACCTTGCCGGCTGCACCGAGGCCAGTCGACAAGCTGCAATCACCGCGGGGGACTACTTCTCATTCACGATCTCAGGCACCGGTCAGGAGATCACCTATGATCAACTTGTTTTCTATGCCAATCAGTTTGAATCGACGGCGAAAGTCGACATCACTTATCGCATCGGCACCGGTGCCGAGCAAGACGCGCTGGTTGATTACTCGCCGGCAGCGGGGAATGTGAACGTGACAGAGGTCACCGTTGATCTGCCTGATTTCACCACCAGCGAGGACGTGACCTTCACCTACTATCTTTACCTGAGTGCTGAGGAGTCGCACGGTATCCGTTTCGATGATATCGCCGTTCGCGCCTCGCCATCCACAGCGGACGATGGTAAGCTGTTCTTCCGAATCAGGCATTCCAACTGATTCATTCCAACCCTACCCCCTAATTATGAAACGTCTTTTACCATGGATCGCATGCCTTGGTCTCACCGCCGCCGCACAGGCTGAAACACCAAACATCATTGTGATCCTGGTCGATGATCTTGGTTATGGTGACATTCAATCGTATAACCCCAACGCTCAGACGAGCACTCCTCACC carries:
- a CDS encoding sialate O-acetylesterase: MKKPIFIIAASAMGLFASQGAITSSLDNAKVLTIEAKTSENFNQTFTDSNGVSVTLNFQFTASESPNTLGNPSFDIQAVTGSGRLGIDSINGNDTGASANTSFEENEVFTLTVSYVSATGLPVGKTLQAVNFNFNNIDTYRAGSSNGSVTYDWDSNARSATQSQTTSSGASGAIAGLSDDQTFDLLTGDYTGTLSISAQTGSNLSGMRIGTDGFDVALDTIAASSGSTHYDVYILAGQSNGNGRGWAADFGTGTSHPQFEFYKTAQSDVRFYYHKTQTATNQVLPENEWIDLAPGSGHGTVSPENSPEMGPEVSFGDAMADEYPGENIAILKYCHGGTNLHTNWSASGDRYASLLATVAAATTALRDAGHTYTLRGFLWQQGEADCTSTTHANNYEANLTSLVNRVRADIFGGLSRPFVIGKLSDNQSSITGNAGFATVRGAQDNVAANLPNVTTVNTDDDAKFPMRGDAIHFTGVGQVELGLGHFQAMKTLLTNDSDQDGLLDTEEATLGTDPNNADSDHDGSEDGTEIAMGTAPLDGNSFFKVSSIVAEEEGDYTLEWPAKSGATYIVESSTTLEPGSWTEVAQVTADSAVGSWTGQSVFSETIAFYGAEGATGGDFDTASYDSVDSEPDTQASRLSQGGGLTGGGANLRIINNGIFSPSSSGNNGFNLAGCTEASRQAAITAGDYFSFTISGTGQEITYDQLVFYANQFESTAKVDITYRIGTGAEQDALVDYSPAAGNVNVTEVTVDLPDFTTSEDVTFTYYLYLSAEESHGIRFDDIAVRASPSTADDGKLFFRIRHSN
- a CDS encoding PEP-CTERM sorting domain-containing protein (PEP-CTERM proteins occur, often in large numbers, in the proteomes of bacteria that also encode an exosortase, a predicted intramembrane cysteine proteinase. The presence of a PEP-CTERM domain at a protein's C-terminus predicts cleavage within the sorting domain, followed by covalent anchoring to some some component of the (usually Gram-negative) cell surface. Many PEP-CTERM proteins exhibit an unusual sequence composition that includes large numbers of potential glycosylation sites. Expression of one such protein has been shown restore the ability of a bacterium to form floc, a type of biofilm.), which translates into the protein MKLKTTAVMLTSIASLAATANAAVVLGDIIAIDFGATTTTTANYNHSTHATNTGDVADLIRLSDGAATGVSFTLDGSSQDNINYVAGNGGNTTDATIYADGIIANTSNGASGNPTSLTLTFNNLDDSLAYDLVVGSTRADTQANPQNFEVNWTAGGNTVLSSGIAPDGYVSFNGLKSTGGELVITVDGTNQYSPIAQLELTAVVPEPSSAALLGLGGLALILRRRK